The genomic DNA ATGTTTCAAGTTtggatttgtttgaattttaacatgtatttttgaataaaaaaaaaattattggctCACTTTGTGAAAGTTTTCTTAAGCTAGCTGATACTGTGAAAAAATACAATATcaagtttcttttgtttataaaaattgaaatctttAAACTAGCCCACCCTATGAAAAGTTCCTTGCTCCGCTATTAGTGGTGTGCTAATGAAATGGGCTACTGACTTTTGCACCGAGCGATTTtggtcgaggaaggaacactctcgacCTTGGGTTCTGAAACATGAAGATAAAATTATGCCTTATGGCTACAAAATTCAATCTTTTGCATGTGGTTCAACTGCTTCAActatatttgtgaaaatataaGTTTGCCGAATTGGTATCAGGATGTAGGGACAAAGATACTCAAAAGAAATGATTGTCTTTATGATGAAAGTAGTTTGGATGTCTAAACGACGAACTCTGAAATATAGTTGTTAATAAGCAATCATGGAACACCTAACTTTACTAGGAACGCTCATGAAGTGATCTCTTTCGATGAAAGAATTGATGAATCTTCGACGCTTGTATCTTGGGATAGATAATCAACCAAACTAAAAATAGTGTTGTTTAACCAAACTGAAAGTACTCCTAGACCGACTAATTCTACAGCTTCGGTGATGGTCAACCGAACTGAATATGTTGCCGGTTTGTTAACCCATTGATGTTTAATTAAACTGAATATGTGCTGCCAGAGGGGTTAATGGAGCAGTTAGTTAGTATTTTTCTCATGACATGAGAAGATTTAATGTAGAGCAAGGATTCAGCGTAAAGTGTTTGTTTATGTGGGTTGAAGATTGCAAAACCACTTATATTTATAGAGGCGAGTTTCATGATGTCCAAGTTTGCCGAGTGGTATAATTTTGGTTACATTTcaattcatcaacatatacttcaaaatacaaaattatctTCACATTTTCCTTCACCAAAACTCATCACCATCGAGTTTCATTTGCACTAGGGTTCTGAATCTAGTTGCATGAAGTGATAAAGTGAACCCTGATTTAAAAACCAATCATAATTCTTTAATAGATAACTCGAACCTCATCAGAAACCGATTTTGATCTCAAGACAGTCATACTTTATCCAGTATCTAGTCGAATCATTAGCATCTCTCCACTGGGTTGAGACTTGCAGCCAACCTTCTGAGCTGATTTCAATTAAGTAAAAAATGTGAATTTCAGGCCCGACAAAGTGATAGCCATCTATTAAGCATAACACACATTACACAGGGTatattttataacaaaaatgACTTATTATAGAATACAAACAAAATCAAGCTTTAGTAGGATCATCAAAGAAAAAATCAGGGTTATAATTTGAGTGATATTAATATACTAAACATAACACACATTACAAAAGGTAATATTTTATTAACAAAGTAATTTCTTCCATAATACAAATCAACATCAAGGTTTAGCAAGTATAAGGAGAAAAAAATTAGAGAGTTTTAATTGGATAATTAGAAATATCTATGTCCATTCCCATCTAAGATTTTTGaaccaaaaattaatattataatacttgCGCGCCACTCATTCACCCCAGTATTTATTATCTTCCTCTCACTTCCCCTATAAAAACTCACCTCCTTCCAAACCATTTTACCAAACCAAATTCCATAAATCCCAGAAAAACCCTAATACCATTTTTCAAATCCCGTCGCGAAGTTCCCATCATTTCTGTTTTCCGAGTAGTTTTCAAGTACGGTTTTTGAGTACGATCAAAACCCAGTTCAGAAACCCATGGACACCAAAATCGGTTCCCTCGACGTTTGCAAGCCGGCTTGCACCGACGTCGGCAGCCTCCCGAACGGCGCCACTTCGGCAATCCAAAGCACTGCCCCCTCCACCGTCAACTCCTCAGATGCCACTCTGGGTCGCCACATCGCCCGCCGACTCGTCCAAATCGGCGTTACTGACGTGTTCACTGTCCCTGGTGACTTTAACTTGACCCTCCTCGACCACCTCATCGCGGAGCCCGGGCTCACCAACATCGGCTGCTGCAACGAACTCAACGCCGGGTACGCTACTGACGGCTACGCTAGGTCGCGGGGAGTCGGGGCGTGTGTTGTTACTTTCACTGTGGGTGGGCTCAGTGTTCTCAATGCTATCGCCGGAGCTTACAGTGAGAATCTGCCATTGATTTGTATAGTTGGAGGACCCAACTCGAACGATTACGGGACGCACAGGATTCTTCACCACACTATTGGGTTACCGGATTTTAACCAAGAGCTGAGATGCTTCCAGACCGTCACTTGCTATCAGGTTTGCATGAAATCaagattttggttttttaatttattttttattttgaattttgatgttGGGTTATTGATGGGTTTTTCGAAAGATTTCTAGTGAGTTTGGTTTTGCTAAATTTggtattgttttgctcctttttGGTTCGTTTTGAAAGTTGCTAATTTTCATATGGTGGGTTTTTACTAGGCTGTGGTAAATAATCTGGAAGATGCTCATGAAATGATTGATACCGCAATTTCAACCGCCTTGAAAGAAAGCAAGCCTGTTTATATCAGCATAAGCTGCAACTTGGCTGGAATTCCTCATCCTACTTTTAGCCGGGATCCTGTTCCGTTCTCATTGTCTCCAAGGTACACATTTTCGGGTTTCTGTTCCATTTAGTTGAAGTGTCTGGAAATGCTTTGTAACTTTTTAGGTGtgaaatttatatatttgtttgttttggtctGCAGATTGAGCAATCATTTGGGCTTAAAGGCTGCCGTGGAGGCGGCTGCAGAGTTCTTGAACAAGGCAGTGAAGCCGGTTATGGTAGGGGGGCCTAAACTTCGAGTTGCACACGCTGGCGATGCCTTTGTTGAACTAGCTGACGCTAGTGGTTATGCTCTGGCTGTCATGCCATCTGCAAAGGGGCTTGTGCCAGAGCACCACCCCCATTTCATTGGAACATACTGGGGTGCTGTGAGCACTACCTTTTGCGCCGAGATTGTGGAGTCTGCAGATGCATACTTGTTTGCTGGACCGATTTTCAATGACTACAGCTCTGTTGGATACTCTCTGCTTCTGAAGAAAGAGAAGGCAATTGTGGTGCAGCCTGATCGCGTGACCATAGAAAATGGCCCTTCATTTGGTTGTGTTCTCATGAAGGATTTCCTCCGAGCTCTGGCAAAGAGGCTCAAGCGCAACAAAACTGCTCATGAGAACTACAGCAGGATCTTTGTTCCCAATGGACGTCCTCTAAAGTCTGCACCGAAAGAACCTTTGAGGGTTAATGTTCTGTTCCACCACATCCAGAATACGCTGTCAAGTGAAACTGCTGTGATTGCTGATACCGGGGACTCATGGTTTAACTGCCAGAAACTGAAATTGCCGGCTGGTTGCGGGTAAAACAAGGAGAGAATGCGGTTTTTCATGTTTCTTTCTATGTTATGGTTTTTTATTCAATTGGGAAGTTGAAATTGGGTTTGCAGGTATGAGTTCCAAATGCAGTATGGATCAATTGGTTGGTCAGTTGGAGCTACTCTTGGGTATGCTCAAGCTGTTCCTGAGAAGCGTGTGATTGCTTTCATCGGCGATGGGAGTTTCCAGGTACATTTAGTTCTTTTTCTCTAGCACGCTGTAAATTGTAAAGTACCCATTAGGAACCTTATCAAATTTTCTCGGTTGATATTATCGGATTTGCAGCATAACATTTCATCAATATCGCGAATCACCCGTCTTTTGAATTTAAATTATGCACTGTATTTGAAAGAGCTTGTTTGAACTTTTCTATTTTTCGCTCGCCAATAGGTGACTGTTCAAGATGTGTCCACCATGATCCGAAATGGGCAGAAGAACATCATCTTCCTGATAAACAACGGCGGATACACAATTGGGGTGGTGATCCATGACGGACCCTACAATGTGATCAAGAACTGGAACTACACTGGACTAGTTGATGCCATCCACAACGGGGAGGGCAAGTGCTGGACAACCAAGGTAATTAGTTTGTTAATGCATTCTAATCGTCTCCTTAATCTGTTCCAACTAACCAATCAAAGGGTTTCCCGGATCGTAAAACTCCTTGTAACCGAATCTGTCAATTCTGCAGGTCCGTTGCGAAGAGGAGCTGATTGAAGCGATTGAGACTGCAACCGGGGCGAAGAAGGATAGCTTGTGCTTCATTGAGGTGATAGCCCACAAGGATGATACCAGCAAAGAGTTGCTTCAGTGGGGGTCTAGGGTTTCTGCTGCCAACAGCCGCCCACCCAACCCTCAGTAAAGTCTCCCATCTCGTTTCCTTTCATCATCGTAGCGTCTTTCGAtctggaagaagaaaaaaaattagtatttgtTCCTTCTTGTGAAGGGTTtcttatgttttgtttttaatatttttccttGAAAAAGGGTTTCTCAAGTACATTCCCCTTTGAATTACAGTATCCTCTCATATCTTAATTAGTTTGTGCGATCTAGTTTGCGTATTACATATTAATGCAAAAACTTGCATTTCAAGTCTGACTCTCAACACATCTGTTTAAGTGTTACGCGtgaatcttttttatttaacatGTGCATACTTTTTATTAGATAACGCGATACAATAATATTACTGGGCCTGTTATGTGAATAGCATTCTTTACTACCATGTTATGGTGTGTATCTAATCAAAACTAACTGATCGAGAAAATAAGTATTCTTGGCAAATCCACTTGTTTGAGAAGCAACATTATTGACTGTAATTTGTAACCAAGCGTAATGTTAGATAggctaattttttaaataataatttgattattaactatatttataatttataaaatgtaATGTGAATATCCAACATTACCAAAactcttgattttattttaatttccaacTGATATAATATATTGAAATGtcaatatcatataatttctggttaaattaattgtcaatttTGTACTCATGGAGTGGTATAACTCTGTCGTGGTACTTTTTCAGTGCGTTATGAGAAGGAAAGGACAAAAGAGAACTATAACAAAAGTGCACCGACGTCGTTGGTTTTTTCGCCATGTTGTTTGTCGATTTGATCGTATGACAAGAATATAAAACGACAGTTTACCTCTGAACTTTCACCCGTGAAGGGGTCTATCAAAACGGAACTTTTTATGAACTATCTGCAACTAAATATTTttagcataatattttataatgtggatacaaaaattttgtcaaaatataaGGTGTCGAAAAATACATAGAATTCAACTTTTAAGATAGTTTGCTTAGTATTTCCCTTCACCCTAATATTGATCCTAAACTTCAATTTAGTTTAGATTTAATTCATGATCACATATTTAGATATATGAAACCAACATGAATGGCGAATTATTATATTAAGAAATCTTAATGAAAATTAGCGACATGGACAAAAATAGTGCATGTTTGTTAAGTTCAAGAACCTCAATCAAGAAATTTTTCGTTCAAGAATCGGTTATATATTATAGCGAAAGTTCAaagacaaaatataaaatttcctATTGCCAACATGTTtcccaattttaattttttagagaTACTAACAATCTTACGGTTGACAAGTTTGTGGAGAAAATTTTTAGTATGCCCGTAACACGAGGCGGTGCATCCATGTCATCATACAATTAGAGGGAAGTTTACTTGGGCTCTTGTTTCTCAGTtgccagaatttttttttttttttttttttttaagttttgctTGACGTTTATTGAAAATAAAGCAGAAAATACATTATAAATTATTACAAAACTAACTAGAGCTAGTATAATTCACTTAAAAGGTGAAAGTAGAGAGCACACTTCTTTGTTTCTTGGATCTTAAGATACCTCAAAGCCATTTCAACTTCCTTTGATTTATGTGAACATGTCTTCAGTGGCgtccttttctttcttcaagCTGAGCAAACACATTAACAAGGATCTTATACATGGCTTCGTAATACCATTTACTCCATCTCCTGCACAACACAAGTGAGCCAACGACAACTCCGAACGCAAATGCGAATCCAATTTCGATACTGATAAGATCTCAGTCGATCTCATCTCCACAATTTTGTTTACTTCCATTTAatgttggtggtggtgatgatgatCCTACTTTGTTGTCCACAGCCAACGGAGGCTCCTATAATCCTTTGTTTTCGGTAAAGGAGGTTTTTTGAAATGTCGAAAACTAAGTAATAGTTGGAATCCTGCCGACCAATTGATTGTTCGAGAGATTCAAGAACAAAAGGAAAGTAAGCTTTGTCAACTACGATGGAATTTTGCTGCTTAGCTTGTTTTGTGATAAGTCTAAGGACTCGAGCTGTCTCATTTTCCCAAATGATGATGGGATTTCCCTTGTGGATGCATTACTTGTTTAGGAAATACAATGACTTGAATTCTCCCACTTCCTCAGGTATTGGTCACTGAAATTGTTGCATGAGAAGTCAATCAAGGTATAGACTGTCACAATCTTTACCATAACCATCTCTAAACCTTTGCCGGCAACTATTATAACATGCTCATAAGAAATTCTAGGTCCTCCAGCAATGTGTGGATTTTCTTGGAAATCGACTGTCAATAGGGAATCATCTTAGTTACCATCATTATCCTTCACGTTGTCAAGGCTACTCTCGGTACTTCACCACTGAAATTGTTGTAAGCTAGGTCTAGGATTTGAAGCACTCGCCAGGTGCCATTGGTCTCTGAACATCCAATGCCCCGTAGAAGTTGTTGGACTACAAAGCAAGGACACGCAAGGTGGAGATGTTCTTCAAAAAGCATGGGAATGTATCTGTCATCTGATTGCTATCAAGTTTTAGAACTTGTGAATGTTTGCAGTTGGTTGACGACTTTGGAAATTGACCTTGTATTTGATTTCGATTAAgctttaaagttttcaagtcactAGTTTCAGGAAATTCAAAATTAGAAATAGTTCTCGTAAGGTTGTTTCTCTTTAAATTGAGTAACTCTAAGATTGCTCATTGCACCCAGGCATTGGGGAATCCTACCACTTAAAGAATTATTCGACAAATCAAGAATGATCAATTCATTTGCATTGCATATTGATACTGGAATAAGCCCATGCAAGTTCTTGCTTGAAAGAGACAAGAACAAAGTGGAACCAAGAAAATCAGAAACGGGACAAGTAAGAACATAACCGATGTTAGATGGTACACTCGAGTGCTCGACCAATCCATATAAACCGCACATGATAGGAAAAGTAGGATAGGCCTCTTAAGTTGGTTTGAATGAAGGTCAAGGATGTTCACCGGTGATGTAGATTTGATTAAATGACCTTCAAGACTTACCAAGGCGTTACAAGAAAGATTTAGATCATAAAGATAACTGACCCCCAAAATCCAATTGGGAACTTGGCCTTGAACTTGGTTTTTCGAAAGGTCCAACTTTCGTAAATAGGTTTGAATTCTCAAGAAATCTGGTAATGTTCTCAACTTATTGGAACCTAATCCAAGTTGTCTACTTGAAGGAAGAACAACAAATGTGAGGAACTTGTTCGAGTATTGTTAATTACTTAGCTATTGTGGGAAATATCAAGGTACAAAAAGGTGGCTGTTTAGAACTAACATTGGAAGGAAAGCTATTAAAATTGTTGGAAGTAAGAAAAAGTTGTTTAAGGTTTTGAAAGCTAAAGACAGACACTGGTACTGGTCATTCCAAATTGTTGAAACTCAAATCGAAGGCAAACAAGTTGGAAGAGACATTACGAAAATTAGGGAGTCGACCATAGAATTGATTATGGGAAAGTGATAGTAATTCAAATATGGGAGGAGAAAAGATAGATGACGGAATACTCCCGTTGAGAAAATTTTAGTCCAACTTAACATTCACTAGACCATTAGTCATTCCGAGTGTCCAACTTAGAACCAATGACCCATGAGATCCATTGTTGTATAATTCTGGCAAGGAACCATGAAGTTTTGGATTATAGGAAAGGTCAATAGTTTGCAGTAACCCTGAAAAGCTTGTCCCACTTAGAACCAATGATCAAAGAGATCTATTGTTGCGAAATTCTGGCAAGGAACCATAAGGTTCCGGATTAGAGGAAAGGTCAATAGTTTGTAGATCAGGTATCTGACAGATTTCGGTCGGAAATGTTCCTTGCAAACCACAATTACTAAGATTCAAGGAAGTCAGGTTTGAAAAGTTGGCAAAGAATCCTGGAATTGGGCCGGAGATATTGTTGCTATCTAATTTGTAAAACCTTTTATTCTGTGTGAATGGTTTTCATTAAGAAAAGAGTAATTGGTACAAAGAGAGACTTATACAGATACATGGATCAATCAAGATCCTGGAATTAAGTCATATACAAGCTATTACATAAGTTAGAATCCTATGTGGATGAAAAGCAATCTGAGATGAATGTACAATAATCAAGGAGATG from Pyrus communis chromosome 17, drPyrComm1.1, whole genome shotgun sequence includes the following:
- the LOC137721660 gene encoding pyruvate decarboxylase 2-like is translated as MDTKIGSLDVCKPACTDVGSLPNGATSAIQSTAPSTVNSSDATLGRHIARRLVQIGVTDVFTVPGDFNLTLLDHLIAEPGLTNIGCCNELNAGYATDGYARSRGVGACVVTFTVGGLSVLNAIAGAYSENLPLICIVGGPNSNDYGTHRILHHTIGLPDFNQELRCFQTVTCYQAVVNNLEDAHEMIDTAISTALKESKPVYISISCNLAGIPHPTFSRDPVPFSLSPRLSNHLGLKAAVEAAAEFLNKAVKPVMVGGPKLRVAHAGDAFVELADASGYALAVMPSAKGLVPEHHPHFIGTYWGAVSTTFCAEIVESADAYLFAGPIFNDYSSVGYSLLLKKEKAIVVQPDRVTIENGPSFGCVLMKDFLRALAKRLKRNKTAHENYSRIFVPNGRPLKSAPKEPLRVNVLFHHIQNTLSSETAVIADTGDSWFNCQKLKLPAGCGYEFQMQYGSIGWSVGATLGYAQAVPEKRVIAFIGDGSFQVTVQDVSTMIRNGQKNIIFLINNGGYTIGVVIHDGPYNVIKNWNYTGLVDAIHNGEGKCWTTKVRCEEELIEAIETATGAKKDSLCFIEVIAHKDDTSKELLQWGSRVSAANSRPPNPQ